Proteins from a single region of Gasterosteus aculeatus chromosome 20, fGasAcu3.hap1.1, whole genome shotgun sequence:
- the LOC144389770 gene encoding uncharacterized protein LOC144389770 — protein sequence MSNVQKKQIMVEKRDLNSKEVDPPVNFYLRSLEEQVRAELDSNAMLTQTQCEGRVLLQIDKDRLQQFLDLLPEKKTGEVQKEICQKTQLKASRPKLQKTQGDVEGQTPKTKIQCVDLKMKGEKQLLPNFEETISKENLELKGQLEWMLKVSAEMKLAKTNTEIELESQLEIERAQTEKLRIELAEALKNQEGSAIRMRERFQAFHNTQMYNWKLENNGIAAALKAAQDELQAERMKGEKPALQNDAEAKELKPQAKGKWIAAADRKENWKLKSQLEIERAKTKKQHIELTKLAEALKNKEEAVKQVKELFQAFQEDTMSKQRAERDKMAAALKASQDLLKSEHFTTQQMTTNQGEMQQFKASSQAKLDEQRDAIIKLKAALEKSEQDLKAGHLQWQQEKVSLKEHCVHLSHSEGQHMGTQTHAVDQEMDEQREETIRILATLKATQDELQAERMKGEKQALQNDMEAMMLKVRAELKLAKTNVEFELESQLENERAQTKKQQIEISKLAEALKNKEEAVKQVKELFQAFQEDTMSKQRAERDKMAAALKASQDLLKSEHFTTQQMTTNQGEMQQFKASSQAKLDEQRDAIIKLKAALEKSEQDLKAGHLQWQQEKVSLKEHCVHLSHSEGQHMGTQTHAVDQEMDEQREETIRILATLKATQDELQAERMKGEKQALQNDMEAMMLKVRAELKLAKTNVEFELESQLENERAQTKKQQIEISKLAEALKNKEEAVKQVKELFQAFQEDTMSKQRAERDKMAAALKASQDLLKSEQMTTNQGEMQQFKASSQAKLDEQRDAIIKLKAALEKSEQDLKAGHLQWQQEKVSLKEHCVHLSHSEGQHMGTQTHAVDQEMDEQREETIRILATLKATQDELQAERMKGEKQALQNDVEAMMLKVRAELKLAKTNVEFELESQLEIERAQTKKQQIEISTLAEALKNKEEAVKQVKELFQAFQEDTMSKQRAERDKMAAALKASQDLLKSEQMTTNQGEMQQFKASSQAKLDEQTQINESTKAALLKSEHCLHNARLEWQKERSSLTEVRDVLQAQVKTETEAKQTLERIISAHQGQLEEQKAKSNETLLAMKVINVRLETQRQENSFLTAQLQTQDTVSKSRTIEWEQERSHLTARLNKTSTDLEHALLRNVTLFQTMEKEAAETFERNQASQEQLISTIRKDKDDSLERQRLSFQDMISHLETSNRNCVTKQETQEEDHKNLLASLIKKFEDDRESKRHEWNQERSDLLKISKQSLAREEEYQENNISLSSHVEALQCQINKPKKKWYKLF from the coding sequence atgtccAACGTCCAGAAAAAACAGATAATGGTGGAGAAAAGGGATTTAAATTCCAAGGAGGTTGATCCTCCTGTGAATTTCTATCTCCGTTCGCTGGAGGAACAAGTAAGAGCTGAGCTGGACAGCAATGCAATGCTCACCCAAACTCAATGTGAGGGGAGAGTTCTCCTTCAGATTGACAAGGACAGATTGCAACAGTTCCTTGATCTTCTCCCTGAAAAAAAGACTGGAGAAGTGCAAAAGGAGATATGCCAAAAAACGCAGCTAAAAGCCAGCCGGCCCAAGCTGCAAAAGACCCAGGGTGATGTCGAGGGACAGACACCCAAGACCAAGATCCAGTGTGTAGACTTGAAaatgaagggagaaaaacagcttCTGCCTAATTTTGAAGAGACTATCTCTAAGGAGAACTTGGAATTGAAGGGTCAACTGGAATGGATGTTGAAGGTCAGTGCTGAAATGAAGCTGGCTAAAACTAACACAGAGATTGAATTGGAAAGTCAACTGGAAATTGAGAGGGCTCAAACAGAGAAGCTTCGCATTGAATTGGCAGAAGCTCTTAAAAACCAGGAGGGGTCAGCAATCCGAATGAGGGAACGATTCCAAGCCTTCCATAACACCCAGATGTACAATTGGAAATTGGAGAACAACGGCATTGCGGCGgccctgaaagcagcacaggacgAACTCCAAGCTGAGCggatgaagggagaaaaacCGGCCCTTCAAAATGACGCAGAAGCTAAAGAGTTGAAGCCCCAGGCTAAAGGGAAGTGGATTGCTGCAGCTGACCGTAAAGAGAACTGGAAATTGAAGAGCCAACTGGAAATTGAGAGGGCTAAAACAAAGAAGCAACACATTGAATTGACAAAGTTGGCAGAAGctcttaaaaacaaagaggaggcagtaaagcaagtaaaggaattattccaggctttccaagaggacacgatgagcaaacagagagcggaaagagacaagatggctgcagccctgaaagCATCACAGGACCTTCTCAAGAGTGAGCACTTCACCACTCAGCAGATGACGACCAACcaaggtgaaatgcaacaattcaAGGCCTCAAGCCAAGCTAAACTGGACGAACAAAGGGATGCTATCATTAAGCTCAAGGCCGCTCTGGAAAAGTCTGAGCAGGACCTGAAGGCCGGTCATCTCCAGTGGCAACAGGAAAAGGTTTCCCTCAAAGAACACTGTGTCCACTTATCTCATTCTGAGGGTCAACACATGGGCACGCAGACCCATGCAGTTGATCAAGAGATGGacgaacagagagaggagacaatcaGGATCTTAGCCACTCTAAAAGCAACACAGGACGAGCTCCAAGCTGAGCggatgaagggagaaaaacaggcccTTCAAAATGACATGGAGGCTATGATGTTGAAGGTCCGTGCTGAATTGAAGCTGGCTAAAACTAACGTGGAGTTTGAATTGGAGAGCCAACTGGAAAATGAGAGGGCTCAAACAAAGAagcaacaaattgaaatatcaaagttggcagaagctcttaaaaacaaagaggaggcagtaaagcaagtaaaggaattattccaggctttccaagaggacacgatgagcaaacagagagcggaaagagacaagatggctgcagccctgaaagCATCACAGGACCTTCTCAAGAGTGAGCACTTCACCACTCAGCAGATGACGACCAACcaaggtgaaatgcaacaattcaAGGCCTCAAGCCAAGCTAAACTGGACGAACAAAGGGATGCTATCATTAAGCTCAAGGCCGCTCTGGAAAAGTCTGAGCAGGACCTGAAGGCCGGTCATCTCCAGTGGCAACAGGAAAAGGTTTCCCTCAAAGAACACTGTGTCCACTTATCTCATTCTGAGGGTCAACACATGGGCACGCAGACCCATGCAGTTGATCAAGAGATGGacgaacagagagaggagacaatcaGGATCTTAGCCACTCTAAAAGCAACACAGGACGAGCTCCAAGCTGAGCggatgaagggagaaaaacaggcccTTCAAAATGACATGGAGGCTATGATGTTGAAGGTCCGTGCTGAATTGAAGCTGGCTAAAACTAACGTGGAGTTTGAATTGGAGAGCCAACTGGAAAATGAGAGGGCTCAAACAAAGAagcaacaaattgaaatatcaaagttggcagaagctcttaaaaacaaagaggaggcagtaaagcaagtaaaggaattattccaggctttccaagaggacacgatgagcaaacagagagcggaaagagacaagatggctgcagccctgaaagCATCACAGGACCTTCTCAAGAGTGAGCAGATGACGACCAACcaaggtgaaatgcaacaattcaAGGCCTCAAGCCAAGCTAAACTGGACGAACAGAGGGATGCTATCATTAAGCTTAAGGCCGCTCTGGAAAAGTCTGAGCAGGACCTGAAGGCCGGTCATCTCCAGTGGCAACAGGAAAAGGTTTCCCTCAAAGAACACTGTGTCCACTTATCTCATTCTGAGGGTCAACACATGGGCACGCAGACCCATGCAGTTGATCAAGAGATGGacgaacagagagaggagacaatcaGGATCTTAGCCaccctgaaagcaacacaggacGAGCTCCAAGCTGAGCggatgaagggagaaaaacaggcccTTCAAAATGACGTGGAGGCTATGATGTTGAAGGTCCGTGCTGAATTGAAGCTGGCTAAAACTAACGTGGAGTTTGAATTGGAAAGTCAACTGGAAATTGAGAGGGCTCAAACAAAGAagcaacaaattgaaatatcaacgttggcagaagctcttaaaaacaaagaggaggcagtaaagcaagtaaaggaattattccaggctttccaagaggacacgatgagcaaacagagagcggaaagagacaagatggctgcagccctgaaagCATCACAGGACCTTCTCAAGAGTGAGCAGATGACGACCAACcaaggtgaaatgcaacaattcaAGGCCTCAAGCCAAGCTAAACTGGACGAACAGACTCAAATCAACGAAAGCACCAAGGCTGCTCTCCTTAAGAGTGAGCATTGCCTGCATAATGCACgtcttgagtggcaaaaggagAGGTCTTCCCTGACAGAAGTCCGTGACGTTCTTCAAGCCCAGgtgaagacagagacagaggccaAGCAGACGCTGGAGAGAATCATATCAGCCCATCAAGGCCAGCTAGAAGAACAGAAAGCTAAGTCCAACGAGACCTTGTTAGCTATGAAAGTTATCAATGTTCGGTTAGAAACCCAGCGTCAGGAAAATTCCTTCCTCACCGCACAGCTGCAGACGCAAGACACAGTCAGCAAAAGCCGTACTATTGAGTGGGAGCAGGAGAGGTCTCACCTCACAGCcaggctgaataaaacatccaCGGACCTCGAACATGCCCTGCTGAGGAACGTCACTCTTTTTCAAACAATGGAGAAGGAGGCTGCGGAGACGTTTGAAAGAAACCAGGCATCCCAAGAACAGCTGATCTCAACAATTCGTAAAGACAAAGATGACTCGTTAGAAAGGCAGCGCCTCAGCTTTCAGGACATGATATCACACCTTGAAACTTCCAACAGAAACTGTGTTACCAAGCAAGAGACGCAGGAGGAGGACCACAAAAACCTCCTAGCTTCTCTGATCAAGAAGTTTGAGGATGACCGAGAGAGTAAACGTCACGAATGGAACCAGGAGAGGTCCGACCTCCTTAAGATCTCAAAACAATCCTTGGCAAGGGAGGAGGAGTACCAGGAGAACAACATCTCCTTAAGCTCTCATGTGGAAGCCCTTCAATGTCAGATCAACAAGCCGAAGAAAAAGTGGTACAAGCTATTCTAA